A genomic region of Thermotoga sp. Ku-13t contains the following coding sequences:
- a CDS encoding AraC family transcriptional regulator, whose translation MDEFDHTRRKLIEMILHLTEKQPVVRPLPGLTVGRRESPTEPSTYILPPSICIAVQGAKRVLIGEEYYVYDVENFLLNSFDIPVIAQVIEASKEKPYIGMTWEIDMEILMEIVVEQKLNTRPITPSRGTSLGKVTYQLLDAFKRMLDLLDEPEHISALLPVIKKEIIYRLLVSEQGSRLIQIALSGKNDVIAALNYLKEHFSEPVNMKKLAEMVGMSVSTFYQNFKALTGMAPLQYQKKLRLCEARKLLMAGNDVTTAAYQVGYESLSQFSREYKKFFGVSPSQDAKRLRNSHLTSVVH comes from the coding sequence ATGGATGAATTCGATCACACTCGGAGAAAGCTGATTGAAATGATTTTACATCTCACAGAAAAACAACCCGTGGTGAGACCACTTCCGGGTCTGACTGTGGGCAGGAGGGAGTCTCCTACAGAACCTTCCACTTACATCCTTCCGCCATCGATATGCATCGCTGTTCAGGGTGCAAAGCGCGTTCTCATTGGAGAAGAGTACTACGTTTATGACGTGGAGAATTTTCTTCTCAACTCCTTCGATATTCCTGTGATTGCCCAGGTGATAGAAGCCTCTAAGGAAAAACCTTATATCGGAATGACCTGGGAGATAGACATGGAGATCCTTATGGAGATCGTTGTTGAGCAAAAGCTCAATACAAGACCAATCACGCCATCCCGCGGTACATCGCTGGGAAAGGTCACTTACCAGCTCTTAGACGCTTTCAAAAGGATGCTGGATCTCCTCGATGAACCGGAACACATTTCCGCACTCCTTCCTGTGATAAAAAAAGAGATCATCTACAGGCTCCTTGTGAGCGAACAGGGCTCAAGACTCATTCAGATCGCGCTGTCTGGAAAGAACGATGTGATAGCAGCATTGAATTATCTGAAAGAACACTTCAGTGAACCCGTGAACATGAAAAAGCTTGCCGAGATGGTGGGAATGAGCGTATCGACTTTTTATCAGAACTTCAAGGCTCTCACTGGCATGGCTCCTCTTCAGTATCAGAAGAAACTTCGGCTGTGCGAGGCAAGAAAGCTTCTCATGGCAGGAAACGATGTCACAACCGCAGCCTACCAGGTGGGATACGAGAGCCTTTCGCAGTTCAGCAGGGAGTACAAAAAATTCTTTGGTGTTTCTCCTTCACAGGATGCGAAGAGATTGAGGAATAGTCATTTAACGAGTGTGGTTCACTGA
- a CDS encoding alpha/beta hydrolase, whose translation MRAAMEYIYNGLKAFWGVQNNIKKGLSEAETNLQKSQSQEDFTVNTKIEEVIKYPAFKDFGRLLFPTNKNYYSGDTLGELSLMWYSNINPSKTVEIVNYLKKRADAGETIFYDIYSDEEKLKDPSKKDTGLFFFRGNEGAKTAIIVAGGGFVYVGAMQDSFPHALELSKRGYNAFALIYRPDPQAACEDLARAIAFLYENVDELGIDMQDYSLWGGSAGARVVAWLGSHGTESFGEKRYPRPAAVIMQYTALTDVTGKEPPTFAVVGTSDPIVPYRVMIDRVKRIKANGTDAEIIVFPGLSHGFGLGEGTIAEGWIDKAIEFWVKNMKNH comes from the coding sequence ATGAGGGCTGCAATGGAGTATATCTACAACGGGTTGAAAGCATTTTGGGGTGTTCAAAATAATATCAAAAAAGGTTTGTCGGAGGCTGAGACGAATTTGCAGAAGAGCCAATCTCAAGAGGATTTTACTGTAAATACAAAAATTGAAGAGGTAATTAAATATCCAGCTTTTAAGGATTTTGGTAGACTTCTTTTTCCAACAAACAAAAATTACTACAGTGGAGATACTCTTGGAGAACTTTCTCTCATGTGGTATAGCAATATCAACCCAAGTAAAACGGTAGAAATTGTTAATTATCTTAAAAAACGAGCTGATGCAGGGGAAACTATTTTCTATGATATCTACTCCGATGAAGAAAAATTAAAGGATCCAAGCAAAAAAGATACAGGGTTGTTTTTCTTTCGTGGTAATGAAGGTGCAAAGACAGCTATTATTGTTGCGGGTGGAGGATTCGTATATGTCGGAGCAATGCAAGACAGTTTTCCACATGCTCTTGAACTCAGCAAAAGAGGATACAACGCTTTTGCTTTAATTTATCGTCCAGATCCTCAAGCTGCTTGTGAAGATCTTGCAAGAGCAATTGCGTTTCTATATGAGAACGTTGATGAACTTGGAATAGACATGCAGGATTATTCATTGTGGGGAGGCTCTGCTGGAGCCCGTGTTGTAGCGTGGCTCGGAAGCCATGGTACTGAGAGTTTTGGAGAAAAGAGATATCCACGTCCGGCAGCTGTAATAATGCAATATACTGCTTTGACAGATGTTACTGGGAAAGAACCACCAACATTCGCAGTTGTAGGAACAAGCGATCCAATCGTACCTTACAGGGTTATGATAGACAGAGTCAAAAGGATTAAGGCAAATGGAACTGATGCAGAAATAATTGTTTTTCCTGGGCTTTCACATGGTTTTGGGCTTGGAGAAGGTACCATTGCGGAAGGATGGATTGACAAAGCAATAGAATTCTGGGTGAAAAACATGAAAAACCACTAA
- a CDS encoding aldo/keto reductase codes for MQVPKVTLNNGVEMPILGYGVFQIPPEKTEECVYEAIKVGYRLIDTAASYMNEEGVGRAIKRAIDEGIVKREELFVTTKLWVSDAGYESAKKAFEKSLKKLQLEYVDLYLIHQPFGDVHCAWRAMEELYKDGLVRAIGVSNFYPDRLMDLMVHHEVVPSVNQIEIHPFYQRQEEIEFMRNYNIQPEAWGPFVEGRKNIFQNEVLRSIAEKYGKTVAQVILRWLTQKGIVAIPKTVRRERMIENISIFDFELTQEDMEKIATLDEGQSAFFSHRDPEIVKWICSRKI; via the coding sequence ATGCAGGTTCCAAAAGTCACTTTGAACAACGGTGTAGAAATGCCTATTCTGGGATATGGAGTTTTCCAGATACCACCAGAAAAGACTGAAGAATGTGTCTATGAGGCTATAAAGGTGGGATACAGACTCATCGACACAGCGGCATCGTACATGAACGAAGAGGGAGTGGGAAGAGCGATAAAACGCGCGATTGACGAAGGAATTGTCAAAAGAGAAGAGCTCTTCGTCACGACCAAACTGTGGGTGTCGGATGCTGGTTACGAATCTGCAAAGAAGGCTTTTGAAAAGTCTTTGAAGAAACTGCAACTCGAATACGTAGATCTCTATCTCATCCATCAACCCTTTGGAGATGTGCACTGTGCCTGGAGAGCTATGGAGGAACTGTACAAAGATGGATTGGTAAGAGCCATAGGTGTGAGCAATTTCTATCCCGATCGGTTGATGGATCTGATGGTTCATCACGAAGTTGTTCCTTCAGTGAACCAGATCGAGATACATCCGTTTTATCAGAGGCAAGAAGAGATCGAATTCATGAGAAATTACAACATCCAGCCTGAAGCCTGGGGTCCTTTCGTTGAGGGAAGAAAAAACATTTTCCAGAACGAAGTGCTCAGATCGATCGCGGAAAAGTACGGCAAAACAGTTGCACAGGTCATTCTGAGATGGCTCACCCAGAAAGGAATCGTTGCCATTCCCAAAACTGTGAGAAGAGAGAGAATGATAGAAAACATCAGTATCTTCGATTTTGAACTCACGCAGGAAGACATGGAAAAGATCGCAACGCTCGATGAAGGGCAGAGTGCGTTCTTCTCCCACAGAGATCCTGAGATCGTCAAATGGATTTGTTCACGGAAAATATAG
- a CDS encoding cupin domain-containing protein, which produces MVDDIFEKGSKGSSDFFTGNVWVKMLVTDENGVFNTQIYNVVFEPGARTHWHSHPGGQILIVTRGKGFYQERGKPARVLKKADVVEIPPNVVHWHGAAPNEELAHIGISTQVHLGPAEWFGSVTEEEYRKATEGR; this is translated from the coding sequence ATGGTGGATGATATCTTTGAAAAGGGTTCTAAAGGCTCGAGCGACTTCTTCACTGGGAACGTCTGGGTGAAGATGCTGGTTACTGACGAAAACGGAGTATTCAACACACAGATATACAACGTGGTATTCGAGCCAGGAGCGAGAACACACTGGCACAGCCATCCGGGAGGACAGATCCTGATCGTGACCCGGGGAAAAGGCTTTTACCAGGAAAGGGGAAAACCCGCAAGAGTTTTGAAAAAAGCTGATGTGGTGGAGATTCCACCGAACGTGGTTCACTGGCATGGTGCGGCACCCAATGAAGAACTCGCACATATAGGTATCAGTACACAGGTTCATCTCGGTCCTGCAGAGTGGTTTGGATCTGTCACAGAAGAAGAGTACCGAAAGGCCACGGAAGGAAGGTAA
- a CDS encoding sugar ABC transporter permease, with protein MKSREKMTILLFLLPWIVSFGLFTVYPLFFSVFVSFTNYTGLKPSLEFVGLNNYTRAFTDRVFLTALKNTFVFVVVTVPITTVISLFLGILLTSGIKFKRIFQAGYFLPSVISMVVISMIWLYIYSATGPLNLFLTRLGFRVPAQSWLASPKTALGSIMLMDVWSAVGYYTVLYVAGLQSIPLELYEAAKIDGATKWQTIRRITLPLLKPTTLFVISINSIRSFQIFTEIFTLTGGGPANSTQTIVHYLYDVSFRKFEMGYGSAIAYILFMIIMIVTLVQRKLLKGEKL; from the coding sequence ATGAAAAGTAGAGAGAAAATGACCATCTTGCTCTTCCTGCTTCCATGGATTGTGAGTTTTGGCCTTTTCACAGTTTATCCTCTGTTCTTTTCTGTTTTTGTGAGCTTCACAAACTACACAGGCCTGAAACCTTCTCTAGAGTTCGTTGGTTTGAACAATTATACAAGAGCTTTCACAGACAGAGTCTTTTTAACGGCTCTCAAGAACACTTTCGTTTTTGTTGTGGTCACAGTTCCGATCACGACTGTGATCTCTTTGTTTCTGGGCATTCTTCTCACCAGCGGCATAAAGTTCAAGAGGATCTTTCAAGCGGGTTATTTCCTGCCGTCGGTGATTTCCATGGTTGTCATCTCCATGATCTGGCTTTACATATACAGTGCCACAGGCCCGCTGAACCTTTTTCTAACCAGGCTGGGGTTCAGAGTTCCGGCTCAAAGCTGGCTTGCTTCTCCGAAAACCGCCCTCGGATCGATAATGCTCATGGATGTGTGGTCTGCCGTGGGTTACTACACCGTCCTCTACGTGGCAGGCCTTCAGAGTATACCCTTGGAACTTTACGAAGCGGCCAAGATCGATGGGGCAACGAAATGGCAAACGATACGAAGAATCACACTGCCACTGTTGAAACCCACGACGCTTTTCGTCATATCCATAAACTCGATAAGGTCTTTCCAGATCTTCACGGAAATTTTTACACTCACGGGTGGTGGACCGGCAAATTCGACGCAGACCATAGTCCATTATCTGTACGACGTTTCTTTCAGGAAATTCGAAATGGGTTACGGTTCGGCGATCGCTTACATTCTGTTCATGATCATCATGATAGTTACGCTCGTGCAGAGAAAGTTGCTGAAGGGTGAGAAACTGTGA
- a CDS encoding carbohydrate ABC transporter permease — translation MLVYSILILFLFISLFPTFLMLITSFVPEGDLFNRTLVKIVTDFEVPRTILLNRVRPLNTTLNLLKEENNTFVRLEAKADFSGIAPSLGSSDINRIKSVRFRVRNSGPVTLRMGFKDIREKIEYFVEELLEPGEKWKDVDFKLDTRKLSIDVLHVSQLRIEVSGSGHVDIDDVVLVNRYPTLYNFVKVLRDDYFGRYLLNSAIVSVSSVLGNLFFCSMVAYVFARKRFRFKELLFSLVLATMMIPPQVTIIPTFILMKKLALIDTYWALILPNLVTPFGIFLMRQYIEQLPVELDNAAFVDGANDFQIFWHVLLPLSKPALAVLGINTFIMTWNDLFYPLILTTSRQMRTIQVGLALYQKLNVFTWPTLMAASTIAGIPIIVVFLIFEKKIISGILEGAVKG, via the coding sequence ATGTTAGTTTATTCGATCCTGATCCTGTTCCTTTTCATATCTCTTTTCCCCACATTTCTCATGCTCATAACTTCGTTCGTCCCCGAAGGCGATCTTTTCAACAGAACCCTGGTTAAGATCGTGACGGATTTCGAGGTACCAAGAACGATACTGCTCAACAGGGTCAGACCTTTGAACACAACGTTGAATCTTCTTAAGGAGGAGAACAACACCTTCGTCAGGCTCGAAGCTAAGGCAGATTTTTCGGGCATCGCGCCGTCACTCGGCTCTTCAGACATAAACAGGATAAAGTCTGTTCGGTTTCGTGTCAGAAATTCTGGACCTGTAACATTGAGAATGGGCTTCAAAGACATAAGGGAAAAGATCGAGTACTTTGTTGAAGAACTTCTCGAACCTGGTGAAAAATGGAAAGATGTGGACTTCAAACTGGACACAAGAAAGCTGAGCATCGATGTTTTGCACGTGTCGCAGCTGAGGATCGAAGTTTCGGGCAGCGGTCATGTAGACATAGATGATGTCGTTCTGGTCAACAGGTATCCGACCCTGTACAATTTTGTGAAGGTTCTCAGGGATGACTACTTTGGAAGATATTTGCTGAACAGCGCGATAGTCTCGGTCAGTTCGGTGCTGGGCAATCTTTTCTTCTGCTCGATGGTTGCCTACGTTTTTGCGAGAAAACGTTTCAGGTTTAAAGAGTTGCTTTTCTCTCTCGTGCTGGCCACGATGATGATCCCGCCCCAGGTGACCATCATTCCAACTTTCATTCTGATGAAGAAGCTCGCGTTGATAGATACATACTGGGCTCTGATATTACCTAATCTAGTCACGCCGTTCGGTATCTTCCTGATGAGACAGTACATTGAACAGCTTCCGGTCGAACTGGACAACGCGGCATTCGTTGACGGTGCGAACGATTTTCAGATCTTCTGGCACGTACTGCTTCCACTCAGCAAACCAGCCTTAGCGGTGCTTGGAATCAACACTTTCATAATGACCTGGAACGATCTGTTCTATCCACTGATACTCACAACCTCCAGACAAATGAGAACGATCCAGGTGGGATTGGCACTCTATCAAAAACTCAACGTTTTCACGTGGCCCACTCTGATGGCCGCTTCCACAATCGCTGGTATTCCCATAATTGTGGTTTTTCTGATTTTCGAGAAAAAGATCATCTCGGGTATTCTTGAGGGGGCAGTGAAGGGCTGA
- a CDS encoding sugar ABC transporter substrate-binding protein, protein MVRKVLLAVLLIAAVVSFAKTKIVFWQFMMDDALAKEVLAGFSKEFPDIEVEVVQLSWSTGFDKIVTAIAAGAAPDVVELGNTWVASFASQGVLREVDPEDVAKYKDFPGMNCAEYMGKYYGYPWLLGTRAMFYNVDLMKKAGLDPDDPPETWSELLDAAKKISALPGVYGIGLPAGEVYSPWQEWFLLALWGNGGDVVSKDLKTAVLNSSQNKETARFYQELSKYALKSKQKDLGEAFGEGRIGFLVSGAWSIGTLAQSYPNLNYGVCLIPRPDKPGGIHASFLGGEVLAIPTQTKNVDAARKLINYLMRPEVAMMITKHYPGVYPADPRAASDPWFEDNPLHLVFFEQLKTASPVPPTPAWPKIEDILTNLVDDLIVHYKDVDEVLEYYNAEIQKVLNEVK, encoded by the coding sequence ATGGTGAGGAAGGTTCTTCTTGCAGTCCTTCTGATCGCTGCAGTAGTGAGCTTTGCGAAAACCAAGATCGTTTTCTGGCAATTCATGATGGACGATGCCCTGGCAAAAGAAGTGCTCGCAGGATTCTCGAAGGAGTTTCCAGACATCGAGGTAGAAGTTGTCCAGCTGTCCTGGTCGACGGGATTCGACAAGATCGTCACTGCCATAGCGGCCGGTGCGGCACCGGACGTGGTGGAACTCGGTAATACCTGGGTGGCAAGCTTCGCTTCGCAGGGCGTTCTAAGGGAGGTTGATCCAGAAGACGTCGCGAAGTACAAAGACTTCCCCGGTATGAACTGTGCCGAGTACATGGGCAAGTATTACGGTTATCCATGGTTGCTCGGTACGAGGGCGATGTTCTACAACGTCGATCTCATGAAAAAAGCAGGTCTCGATCCAGACGATCCACCTGAAACGTGGTCTGAGCTGCTGGACGCTGCGAAGAAAATTTCAGCGCTACCGGGCGTGTATGGAATAGGATTGCCGGCCGGTGAGGTCTACAGTCCATGGCAAGAATGGTTCCTGCTAGCATTGTGGGGCAACGGAGGAGACGTTGTGTCTAAGGATCTCAAAACCGCCGTGTTGAACTCGAGTCAGAACAAAGAGACGGCCAGGTTTTACCAAGAGCTGTCAAAGTACGCGCTGAAGAGCAAGCAGAAGGACCTTGGAGAAGCGTTCGGTGAAGGCAGAATAGGATTCCTCGTGAGTGGTGCATGGAGTATAGGAACTCTGGCACAGTCCTATCCGAATCTGAACTACGGCGTTTGTCTCATACCCAGGCCAGACAAACCGGGAGGTATTCACGCGTCGTTCCTCGGCGGTGAAGTGCTGGCGATACCAACCCAAACGAAGAATGTGGACGCGGCCAGGAAACTGATAAACTACCTCATGAGGCCGGAAGTTGCCATGATGATCACGAAGCATTATCCTGGAGTGTACCCTGCAGATCCAAGAGCAGCCTCAGATCCGTGGTTCGAAGATAACCCGCTGCACCTTGTGTTCTTCGAACAGCTTAAGACTGCCTCCCCAGTGCCACCAACACCAGCCTGGCCAAAGATTGAAGATATCCTGACCAACCTGGTTGACGATTTGATCGTGCACTACAAGGATGTCGACGAGGTGCTCGAGTATTACAACGCAGAGATACAGAAGGTGCTGAATGAAGTCAAATGA
- a CDS encoding aldo/keto reductase, which yields MSIPKRKLGERGPEVSAVGLGCMRMSFGQKNLPDRKEMIKLIRTAVELGINFFDTAEVYGPYTNEELVGEALEPFKGEVVIATKFGFELYEDGRPGWKGLNSRPEHIKKAVEGSLRRLRVEAIDILYQHRVDPNVPIEEVAGAVKELIEEGKVKHFGLCEASAETIRRAHKVCPVDVVQYEYSMWWKKPEEEILPTCEELGIGFVAYSPLGKGFLTGAIGENSKFDEEDIRSRIPRFQKENLKENLALVELLKKIAERKGATPSQIALAWLLAQKPWIVPIPGTTKLSHLLENIGGAFVELTPEELQEINDTLSRIEIKGGRYPEDLERMTYL from the coding sequence ATGAGCATTCCGAAGAGAAAACTTGGAGAAAGAGGACCTGAGGTTTCTGCCGTAGGACTTGGCTGTATGAGAATGAGCTTCGGCCAGAAGAATCTTCCAGACAGGAAAGAGATGATCAAACTCATCAGAACAGCCGTGGAGCTTGGTATCAACTTCTTCGATACTGCGGAAGTTTACGGTCCTTACACGAACGAGGAACTTGTGGGTGAAGCACTCGAGCCGTTCAAGGGTGAGGTTGTGATCGCGACGAAATTCGGTTTTGAGCTGTACGAAGATGGAAGGCCAGGCTGGAAAGGTCTGAACAGTAGGCCGGAACACATTAAGAAAGCAGTGGAAGGTTCTCTGAGAAGGCTCAGAGTGGAAGCCATAGACATTCTTTACCAGCACAGGGTGGATCCAAACGTTCCAATAGAAGAAGTAGCTGGGGCTGTAAAGGAACTCATAGAAGAGGGTAAGGTGAAGCATTTTGGACTTTGCGAAGCTTCCGCCGAAACGATAAGGAGAGCTCATAAAGTCTGTCCTGTTGATGTTGTGCAGTACGAGTACTCCATGTGGTGGAAAAAACCGGAAGAGGAAATACTTCCCACCTGTGAAGAACTGGGAATAGGCTTTGTGGCGTACAGTCCCCTGGGAAAAGGGTTTCTTACAGGAGCGATAGGTGAAAACTCCAAGTTCGATGAGGAAGATATTCGAAGCAGGATTCCACGCTTTCAGAAAGAGAATTTGAAGGAAAACCTTGCACTCGTAGAACTCCTCAAAAAGATCGCTGAGCGAAAGGGTGCGACACCATCACAGATAGCTCTCGCATGGCTTCTTGCACAGAAACCCTGGATAGTTCCCATACCCGGCACAACGAAACTGAGTCACCTTCTGGAAAACATCGGAGGGGCTTTTGTTGAACTCACACCGGAAGAGCTCCAGGAAATAAACGATACTCTCTCAAGAATAGAAATAAAAGGTGGAAGGTATCCTGAGGATCTTGAGAGAATGACGTATCTATAA
- a CDS encoding winged helix-turn-helix domain-containing protein translates to MTFKEVARFILEREKRSMSAKEITEIALRENLIDSPKNLSKLRTKIYDVMYNDFMLHGDSSTFVKVGKGIFALREHCAERRREGSELEDLIRRLEETQYKSVSPSEFEETLRDAFSFLGFETELIGTPGNTDVLLKAEVGERSYSANVDGKTSKRGKIDDVQIDWLSLKDHKEKTEADFVVVVGPDFAGGNLEKRAQQNRVVLLKTKDLIEILKEHVRFPFNLVELRELFETPGNSSQTVKTVIEKHRDRTRFLEHLKLLLDEMKALQKSWLRYFSIDSLSAREKIQEAGLKPQEVKEIINFLKSPLIKAVEENSDGKYFLITSRKNVSEIFKRIAESLEEVYPANNEESTLRKLLKDYLLQNKDVPRWIRNVLLPLCLKLGTVTREVIKKELIRQGEAKDMQQAGLVLTTISKSINDHDFLEKVIRYDRPKPWIKENYRIAEEYAGMVKDILDEIGNTRTSNDSSATKKFATKYFEWEVRKSSVVARARKEKPYNHSCSLEYFRAVMRKTLEAFKTSDEVSALTIASSLKDEELTPGRKFHGRSEKYKIDMALGILELEGFIEWTGRKMPVSYRLKKPVEEIEKWMIKKFG, encoded by the coding sequence ATGACCTTCAAGGAAGTGGCACGTTTCATTTTGGAGAGGGAAAAAAGATCCATGAGTGCAAAAGAAATAACGGAAATAGCATTAAGGGAGAATTTGATCGATTCTCCGAAAAATTTGTCCAAATTGAGAACAAAAATCTACGACGTTATGTACAACGACTTCATGTTACATGGTGATTCTTCCACGTTTGTTAAAGTTGGAAAGGGCATCTTCGCACTAAGAGAGCACTGTGCGGAAAGAAGAAGAGAAGGGTCAGAACTTGAAGATCTGATCAGAAGACTGGAAGAAACACAATACAAAAGTGTGTCACCATCGGAGTTTGAAGAGACCTTGAGAGACGCTTTTTCTTTCTTAGGATTTGAGACGGAACTCATAGGAACACCTGGAAACACAGATGTACTTTTGAAAGCAGAAGTGGGGGAAAGATCGTACAGCGCAAATGTGGATGGAAAAACAAGCAAGCGCGGAAAAATCGATGATGTGCAGATAGATTGGCTCTCCCTGAAAGACCACAAAGAAAAAACAGAAGCAGATTTCGTGGTCGTTGTCGGACCTGATTTTGCTGGAGGAAATCTTGAAAAGAGAGCGCAACAAAACAGAGTTGTACTTTTGAAGACGAAAGATTTGATAGAAATTTTGAAAGAACATGTCCGTTTTCCCTTCAACTTGGTTGAACTCAGAGAACTTTTCGAAACACCGGGCAATTCTTCACAAACCGTGAAAACGGTCATAGAAAAGCATCGCGACAGAACAAGGTTTCTTGAACACCTGAAACTTCTCCTCGACGAGATGAAAGCTCTACAAAAGAGTTGGCTTAGATACTTCTCGATAGACAGTCTCTCGGCAAGAGAGAAGATCCAGGAAGCTGGATTGAAGCCACAGGAAGTGAAAGAGATTATCAACTTCCTGAAATCACCGCTCATAAAAGCTGTAGAAGAAAATTCTGATGGGAAATACTTTCTCATAACGAGCAGAAAGAATGTTTCGGAGATCTTCAAAAGGATTGCTGAAAGTCTGGAAGAGGTTTATCCTGCGAACAATGAAGAGAGTACTTTGAGGAAGCTCTTGAAAGATTATCTCCTTCAAAATAAAGATGTCCCGCGCTGGATCAGAAACGTCCTGCTTCCTCTCTGTTTGAAACTTGGAACCGTGACCCGAGAAGTGATAAAGAAGGAACTCATAAGGCAAGGCGAGGCGAAAGACATGCAACAGGCAGGGCTCGTTCTGACAACCATTTCGAAGAGTATAAACGACCACGATTTTTTGGAAAAAGTGATTAGATACGATAGACCAAAACCATGGATAAAGGAAAACTACAGAATCGCTGAAGAATACGCAGGAATGGTCAAAGATATTTTGGATGAGATTGGAAATACCAGAACATCCAACGATTCTTCTGCCACAAAGAAATTCGCAACAAAATACTTCGAGTGGGAAGTGAGAAAAAGTTCAGTAGTTGCCAGGGCTCGGAAGGAAAAGCCGTACAATCATTCTTGTTCTCTTGAATATTTTCGTGCTGTCATGAGAAAAACTCTGGAGGCTTTTAAAACCAGCGATGAAGTCAGTGCTTTAACAATTGCTTCTTCGCTTAAGGACGAAGAACTCACACCAGGAAGGAAGTTTCACGGGAGGTCTGAAAAATACAAAATAGATATGGCGCTTGGAATTTTAGAGTTGGAAGGTTTCATAGAGTGGACAGGAAGAAAAATGCCAGTGAGCTACAGATTGAAGAAACCCGTTGAAGAAATAGAGAAATGGATGATTAAAAAGTTCGGATAG
- a CDS encoding glycoside hydrolase family 3 N-terminal domain-containing protein: MKEFEKVFFCGVSNLEECEYLMNRNVGGVLLYPEIFEDPSEFLEAIHRIHGKNVLLSTDHEGGQMEIIPFVPPSPGNLLFGRLDPSYVENYCATAGRIMKALGMNMVFAPVLDLLFPETNPVIGYRSYGSDHRTVAEMGKAAIVGYRKAGIYSCAKHFPGHGRSRQDSHEDLSVVKVSLDELEKDLYPFRVAIQSGVDSIMLSHVIYKAIDDRPASISEKIIKQLLREELEYDGLVLSDAVEMKALAKKYSPPEVVTEFFNASGDMLILSDPSSLKVYSQVLEDALYSGKLSRSSINQSIERIDRLSKNVESDIVSMFEAIQKAVVFNVSKSSCESVTLVLPDTALYTKADVSSSYIPFIEAQAKRILGARVIRFSQLDSVQRGEIVLDLIIDLTDEEIDLHRKLSQRFKVVYVITRNPYLAEHFSDRDHVVTYSLAPVVMGLVFRRLSQIFRRG, encoded by the coding sequence ATGAAGGAGTTTGAGAAGGTATTCTTCTGTGGTGTGTCGAATCTTGAAGAGTGCGAATACCTGATGAATAGAAACGTCGGTGGTGTACTCCTTTATCCGGAGATTTTCGAAGATCCGTCTGAATTTCTCGAAGCAATTCACAGAATCCATGGAAAGAATGTTCTGCTTTCCACGGACCATGAAGGTGGACAGATGGAAATAATTCCTTTTGTGCCTCCTTCACCGGGAAATCTCCTGTTCGGTAGACTCGATCCATCCTATGTGGAAAACTACTGTGCCACGGCTGGAAGGATCATGAAGGCTCTTGGTATGAACATGGTCTTTGCACCTGTTCTTGACCTGCTCTTTCCTGAAACGAATCCAGTGATCGGTTACAGAAGTTATGGAAGTGACCATCGTACGGTTGCAGAGATGGGAAAAGCAGCGATCGTCGGGTACAGGAAGGCTGGCATATATTCCTGCGCAAAACACTTTCCTGGTCATGGCAGGAGCCGTCAGGATAGCCATGAAGATTTGAGTGTGGTGAAGGTTTCCCTGGATGAGCTCGAGAAGGATCTCTATCCTTTCAGGGTGGCGATTCAAAGCGGTGTCGATTCCATAATGCTTTCACACGTCATCTACAAAGCGATCGATGACAGACCTGCTTCCATTTCTGAAAAAATAATCAAACAGCTTCTCAGAGAAGAACTCGAATACGATGGGCTCGTCCTGAGCGATGCAGTTGAGATGAAGGCCCTGGCAAAGAAATACAGCCCCCCAGAAGTGGTCACAGAATTTTTCAACGCGTCTGGAGACATGTTGATTCTTTCGGATCCTTCTAGTTTGAAGGTTTATTCTCAAGTTCTTGAAGACGCCCTGTATTCTGGAAAGCTTTCCAGATCTTCCATAAATCAAAGTATTGAAAGGATCGATCGTCTTAGCAAAAATGTGGAAAGCGATATTGTCTCCATGTTTGAAGCGATTCAAAAGGCCGTGGTCTTCAACGTTAGTAAATCAAGCTGTGAGTCTGTAACTCTCGTTCTTCCTGACACCGCTCTCTACACCAAAGCGGACGTTTCATCTTCCTATATTCCATTCATCGAGGCTCAGGCGAAAAGAATTCTGGGTGCGAGGGTGATTCGTTTCAGCCAGCTCGATTCCGTTCAGAGAGGCGAAATCGTTCTAGATCTGATAATCGATCTCACTGACGAAGAGATTGATTTGCACAGGAAACTCTCACAGAGGTTCAAGGTCGTCTATGTGATCACTCGCAATCCATATCTGGCAGAGCACTTTTCTGACAGAGATCACGTCGTCACGTACTCTCTCGCACCTGTCGTGATGGGACTGGTTTTCAGAAGATTGTCACAGATCTTCAGGAGGGGGTGA